A stretch of the Lolium perenne isolate Kyuss_39 chromosome 3, Kyuss_2.0, whole genome shotgun sequence genome encodes the following:
- the LOC139838256 gene encoding uncharacterized protein, which produces MSLFRAATKVTIGNGETTKFWHDNLYARGPLSQWAPDLYKIASMKNRTVAKELSENNWIHSVASLNSPQQLAQYIDVWEAVHSINLPPELPDNIDWTLNANSTYSASSAYEAQFLGSQARFDVMKILSAHAEPKCKLFGWLALHGKLLTADMLAIRGWPHDPRCPLCLSEPETADHLCRNCPFTASVWNLIKSWDGDSSDDRRLDFQSISDWWNDMIKEKPHKEKKRISGRFLYVLWNAWKERNRRIFTGQCLTYLEVASIANEDILQRDRAINGFGPVIPAETN; this is translated from the coding sequence ATGTCCCTTTTCAGAGCCGCCACTAAAGTTACCATTGGAAATGGGGAGACAACCAAATTCTGGCATGACAACTTGTATGCTCGGGGCCCTCTATCTCAATGGGCGCCCGACCTCTACAAAATTGCCTCGATGAAGAATCGTACGGTCGCCAAAGAGCTAAGTGAAAACAACTGGATCCACTCTGTCGCGTCCCTTAACTCGCCTCAACAGCTCGCGCAATATATCGACGTCTGGGAGGCCGTCCACTCCATCAACCTTCCCCCCGAGTTGCCGGACAACATCGACTGGACGCTTAATGCCAATTCAACCTACAGCGCTAGCTCTGCCTATGAGGCACAATTCCTTGGCTCCCAAGCCCGCTTCGATGTCATGAAGATTTTGTCGGCACATGCGGAGCCCAAATGCAAGTTATTTGGTTGGCTAGCCCTTCATGGAAAGCTCCTTACCGCCGATATGCTTGCCATCCGAGGATGGCCTCACGACCCTCGATGCCCCTTGTGCCTCAGCGAGCCTGAGACAGCTGACCACCTTTGCAGAAACTGCCCGTTCACGGCGTCCGTCTGGAACCTTATCAAATCTTGGGATGGCGACTCCTCCGATGACCGACGCCTCGACTTCCAATCCATATCTGACTGGTGGAATGACATGATAAAGGAAAAACCGCATAAAGAAAAGAAACGCATCAGCGGCCGGTTCTTATATGTACTCTGGAACGCATGGAAGGAACGAAACCGGCGCATTTTCACTGGACAATGTCTTACCTACCTTGAGGTCGCAAGCATCGCTAACGAGGATATCCTCCAAAGGGATCGGGCTATAAATGGTTTCGGCCCGGTCATCCCGGCCGAGACgaattag
- the LOC127345594 gene encoding receptor-like cytoplasmic kinase 185, with translation MSCFSCFGPGLEAGDGKKPVPADATKDQQRKDGSATRGGGSDKLRPQGGLDSKKDHLTIPRDGNSQNIAAHIFTFRELAAATKNFKQDSLLGEGGFGRVYKGRLDNGQAVAVKQLDRNGLQGNREFLVEVLMLSLLHHTNLVNLIGYCADGDQRLLVYEFMPLGSLEDHLHDVPPEKEALDWNTRMKIAAGAAKGLEHLHDKASPPVIYRDFKSSNILLGEGFHPKLSDFGLAKLGPVGDKTHVSTRVMGTYGYCAPEYAMTGQLTVKSDVYSFGVVFLELITGRKAIDNTKPQGEQNLVAWARPLFKDRRKFPKMADPMLQGRFPMRGLYQALAVAAMCLQEQATTRPHIGDVVTALSYLASQTYDPNTPNRSNSSTPRARNMGGRNGDQRSTRSPNHHSPDLRKEAARASKYGGEVSRTSSTGGSGRRSGLDEMDMAGSPLGSPAQTGRKRESRRSADRQRAIADAKMWGENSRERKPPNGHGSFDSTNE, from the exons ATGAGCTGCTTCTCCTGCTTCGGGCCGGGCCTTGAGGCGGGGGACGGGAAGAAGCCGGTGCCCGCCGACGCCACCAAGGACCAGCAGCGCAAGGACGGCTCCGCGACCAGGGGCGGCGGATCAG ATAAACTGAGACCACAGGGTGGATTGGACTCTAAGAAGGACCATCTGACCATCCCTAGGGATGGGAACAGCCAGAACATTGCAGCTCATATTTTCACTTTCCGTGAGCTTGCTGCTGCCACTAAAAACTTCAAGCAAGATAGCCTTTTGGGTGAGGGAGGTTTCGGCCGTGTATATAAAGGTCGCCTGGATAATGGGCAG GCTGTTGCTGTGAAGCAACTTGACCGCAATGGTCTCCAAGGAAATAGAGAATTTCTCGTTGAGGTCCTCATGCTCAGTCTCTTGCATCACACTAACCTTGTCAATCTAATTGGTTACTGTGCTGATGGTGACCAACGCCTTCTTGTCTATGAGTTCATGCCACTGGGTTCACTAGAAGATCATTTGCATG ATGTGCCACCTGAAAAGGAAGCTCTTGATTGGAACACACGGATGAAGATAGCTGCAGGTGCAGCTAAGGGCTTGGAACATCTACATGACAAGGCCAGCCCTCCTGTTATTTACCGGGATTTCAAGTCGTCAAACATTCTTCTTGGTGAAGGATTTCACCCTAAGCTGTCTGACTTCGGCCTAGCAAAGCTCGGTCCGGTTGGTGATAAGACTCATGTTTCAACGCGGGTGATGGGAACGTACGGCTACTGTGCCCCAGAATATGCAATGACTGGCCAGCTCACAGTGAAATCAGACGTCTACAGCTTTGGTGTTGTTTTCCTTGAACTGATTACAGGGCGCAAAGCAATTGACAATACCAAACCCCAGGGGGAGCAGAACCTAGTGGCATGG GCTCGTCCACTCTTCAAGGATCGCAGGAAATTTCCTAAAATGGCTGACCCAATGCTTCAAGGCCGGTTCCCTATGAGAGGTCTGTATCAGGCTTTAGCTGTTGCTGCCATGTGTTTGCAAGAACAAGCGACGACTCGCCCTCATATAGGAGATGTTGTGACTGCCCTCTCATATCTAGCTTCTCAGACATATGATCCAAATACCCCAAATCGAAGCAATTCATCGACCCCTAGGGCCAGAAATATGGGTGGGCGGAACGGTGATCAACGCAGCACACGCTCACCAAATCATCATTCTCCAGACTTGAGGAAGGAGGCTGCCAGGGCATCAAAGTATGGAGGGGAGGTTAGCCGGACTAGTTCTACTGGTGGTTCTGGTCGGAGATCAGGATTGGATGAGATGGACATGGCAGGATCGCCACTAGGTAGTCCAGCTCAAACAGGAAGAAAAAGAGAAAGCCGAAGGAGTGCTGACAGGCAGCGTGCTATTGCAGATGCCAAAATGTGGGGGGAGAATTCCAGAGAACGGAAGCCACCCAATGGTCATGGTAGCTTTGATAGTACAAATGAGTAA
- the LOC127345595 gene encoding probable feruloyl esterase A, with protein MERRGLLKAVLLACLLVLCSGRAPMVKHQSSDTIYNSTLAKILVEYASAIYTADLTQLFTWTCDRCGDLIKGFEMMDIIVDVENCLEAYVGFASDINAVVVVFRGTQENSIQNWIEDLLWKQLDLDYPGMPEARVHRGFYSAYHNTTLRDGVVGGISKTRKLYGDVPIMITGHSMGAAIASFCALDLVVNYGLDGVKLMTFGQPRIGNEAFASYFKVYLPHAIRVTNAHDIVPHLPPYFTLFPQKTYHHFPTEVWVHDVGLGSLIYTVEQICDDSGEDPACCRSVSGNSILDHITYLGVSMHAEAWSSCRIVMEYTELQHKMDLYGNIVLSKQPDLHSAQ; from the exons ATGGAGCGCCGTgggctgctcaaggcggtgcttcTGGCGTGCTTGCTTGTGCTTTGCTCCGGGAGAG CACCTATGGTTAAACATCAGTCGTCCGATACCATATACAACTCAACTCTTGCCAAGATACTGGTGGAATATGCTTCTGCT ATCTACACTGCTGATTTGACACAATTGTTTACCTGGACATGTGATAGATGCGGTGACCTGATCAAG GGGTTCGAGATGATGGACATCATCGTAGATGTGGAGAACTGCTTAGAG GCATATGTTGGTTTTGCCAGTGATATTAATGCTGTCGTTGTTGTGTTCAGAGGAACTCAAGAGAACAG CATCCAGAACTGGATAGAGGACTTGCTATGGAAACAACTTGATCTTGATTACCCTGGCATGCCTGAAGCAAGG GTACACCGAGGATTTTACTCTGCTTATCATAACACAACATTACGTGATGGAGTTGTCGGTGGCATTTCAAAGACCCGGAAACTGTATGGAGATGTTCCGATCATGATTACAGGGCACTCAATGGGTGCAGCTATCGCTTCATTTTGTGCACTTGATCTTGTT GTGAACTATGGGCTAGATGGTGTGAAACTAATGACATTTGGGCAACCTCGTATCGGCAATGAGGCCTTTGCTTCCTATTTCAAAGTGTACCTGCCTCATGCGATCCGAGTTACTAATGCGCATGATATCGTCCCTCACCTGCCACCGTACTTCACGCTCTTCCCGCAGAAGACCTACCATCACTTCCCCACAGAG GTATGGGTCCATGATGTCGGGCTCGGAAGCCTGATATACACGGTCGAGCAGATCTGCGATGACTCCGGCGAAGACCCGGCGTGCTGCag GTCCGTGAGCGGCAACAGCATACTAGACCACATAACCTACCTGGGCGTCAGCATGCACGCCGAGGCATGGAGCAGCTGTAGGATCGTCATGGAATACACCGAGCTGCAGCACAAGATGGACCTTTACGGTAACATCGTTTTGTCGAAGCAGCCAGATTTACATAGCGCCCAGTGA